A single region of the Phalacrocorax aristotelis chromosome 17, bGulAri2.1, whole genome shotgun sequence genome encodes:
- the PRRC2B gene encoding protein PRRC2B isoform X3: MSDRLGQITKGKDGKSKYSTLSLFDKYKGKSIEAIRTTVIPRHGLQSLGKVAAARRMPPPANLPSLKSENKGNDPNIIIVPKDGTGWANKQDQPDQKSSSATAAQLQESLPQQGLQKSVSNLQKPTQSISQEGTNSVPGGPKSWAQLNGKPAGQEGGSRASSRLLSFSPEEFPTLKAAGEQDKVGKEKGALDPSYGPGPSLRPQNVTSWREGGGRNITSATSLTASPAELGSKTSSTGDGAPSSASASDPKEPSLRPAQPVRKGASQFMGNVYQPPTYHDMLPAFMCPQQPSETPAPLDRGSFPLPQLRLEPRVPFRQYQMNDQDGKENRLSLSRPTRPVRQQVERAPRPTIINAENLKGLDELDTDADDGWAGIHDEVDYSEKLKFSEDEEEEETLKDGRQKWNSWDPRRQRQLSLSSADSADVKHTLEEGKNWGDSVGLSRSVRKVQDSQQPPRKLNGWSSASEYQKPTLGSVLRQQSLEDKEEKVPLRQKFVHSEISEAVERARRRREEEERRAREERLAACAAKLKQLDQKCKLAQKSGETQKHTENEDLRPPSTEKNAVQENGHALRRATPEFHAQDVSVGYLEEETPAPAAAAQSSSEEELREAPSPAQEFNKYQKSLPPRFQRQQQQQQQEQLYKMQHWQQQQQVYPPPSHSHPQRTFYPPHPQMLGFDPRWMMMPSYMDPRMAQSRTPVDFYPSALHPSGIMKPMIQQDSIGGSSCRSEDQNCQAGQAERKTAPLDPVPVWGQESYTSLQSKGYSLSHQKQADNMTVEGLHARNGSYSASPGRPDSLSTQRDLFEERGEEYLNAFDKKAQADFDSCLSSQRIGQDLLFQHQETVQETCPAGNRHANLRCSPLEPDFIQAEKKPEYNGWDISHHQKPAETAAEVVEEAPRDEQSFSADPWKKEGANTKQPAEETTEWAPENRNTSGQHQEQMGRTRRSGPIKKPVLKALKVEEKEKEMEKVKLEGEDTLHPLKEKAAVQKVENESDDSAALLNSTRYLLDDKGSSQASLAREAEKSQEEEEEEEEEEKPERAWENKLSRESGDLPPTKRNNWIFIDEEQAFGGRGQGRGRGRGFREFTFRGRGTVVGSRGVYNNQRSSRGRGLREFNQPEDFPRGKPRRRIASETHSEGSEYEELPKRRRQRGSENSNEGSVLDREDSDLKKGDFKESWRSNKIYSDDHSTLDPKMRAPRAFGRSLPPRLSNSGYGRRGFMGKEPTQWQGRSGGAGWQEYSHTSPSDTFGSRQQSDRDYIQDSYKHVDSFSSRVFDEGHLEDKRHFFQEDYSADQENIENRPFRRRRPPRQDKPPRFRRLRQERESVGQWNPEEGGPNLLPSQWPGRPKLTTAEKSSISGRRSPELSYQNSSDHANEEWETASESSDFSERRERRDGISESEGQLEGGLGSGSLGEKRELAKRSFSSQRPLVDRQSRKAEPTGFSEQSVRTGVGAASRYESQQNGTLIKSKRSPEEGGGLGNTSGGSSHSIYSLDRASHANSESAEGPGKKPEKEPKSTAQRASEKGEALSQFELNYGSTIIDNRVSNTAEENEVGSMTGEGFIEVLTKKQRRLLEEERRKKEQAAQAPAKARVLQSRIPPRFAKKQNSLCLEQSDVTVSGNSLGTEIWESNSPALSVQSPGSDSWSKPVNTFNGTESSTTEQGFKGSQGDSGIDLSAESRESSATSSQRSSPYGTLKPEEMNGAGLVDPKPDCQKEQVQKQSDKKDSDQGSGQNKEHKPGPIGNERSLKNRKGSEGTERLEGNIPPVNGVEIHVDSVLPVPPIEFGVNPKDSDFSLPPGSASGTAANPVTKLQDALASNAGLTQSIPILRRDHHLQRCIGLNPMSFPTADLTLKMESARKAWENSPSLPEQNSPGGAGSGIQPPSSVGASNGVSYSSFGGVSMPPMPVASVAPSASIPGNHIPPLYLDGHVFASQPRLVPQTIPQQQSYQQAAAAQQIPISLHTSLQAQAQLGLRGGLPVSQSQEMYSSIQPFRSQVYMHPSLSQPSTMVLTGGTALKPPYSAFPGMQPLEVVKTQSGSPYQPMNGSQTLVYEGQINQAAGMGASQMMDSQLTQLTMPVPGSQLPLPRYGSGQQPLILPQSIQLPQGQNLPVGAPRRILPPGSQPSVLATSRESSQMEMKGFHFSDGKQNMSSGGSVPSPHTYRPSSASPSGKPSGPAVSMGSVQGHYVQQAKQRVDENKANLGAVKLQETPSTNQMKPVRTGAIKPQAVKVEESKA, translated from the exons GTTCAAGGGCCTCAAGCCGACTGTTATCCTTCTCTCCCGAGGAATTTCCGACGCTGAAAGCAGCTGGCGAGCAGGACAAGGTTGGCAAAGAAAAGGGCGCCTTAGATCCGTCGTATGGGCCAGGACCAAGCCTCCGCCCCCAGA ATGTCACCAGTTGGAGGGAGGGCGGTGGGAGGAACATAACCTCTGCCACATCTCTGACCGCCTCCCCTGCTGAGCTGGGCAGCAAGACCTCTAGTACCGGAGACGGAGCCCCCTCCTCAGCGAGTGCCAGCGATCCAAAGGAGCCGTCTCTCCGCCCAGCTCAGCCTGTCCGCAAAGGGGCTTCACAGTTCATGGGAAATGTCTACCAACCACCTACATACCACGACATGCTACCTGCTTTT ATGTGTCCACAACAGCCATCTGAGACCCCTGCACCACTGGACCGAGGGtctttcccccttcctcagCTTCGGCTTGAGCCCCGGGTACCTTTCAGACAATACCAGATGAATGACCAGGATGG AAAAGAGAACAGGCTCAGCCTGTCTCGCCCAACGCGTCCGGTTCGGCAGCAAGTAGAGAGAGCACCTCGGCCCACCATTATCAATGCAGAGAACCTGAAGGGGCTGGATGAACTGGACACTGATGCGGATGATGGATGGGCAG GTATTCACGATGAAGTGGATTACTCTGAGAAACTAAAGTTTAGtgaagatgaggaagaggaagaaactcTTAAAGATGGACGACAGAAGTG GAACAGCTGGGATCCCAGAAGGCAGCGACAGTTGTCCCTGAGCTCTGCAGACAGTGCAGATGTCAAACACACcttggaggaaggaaagaattgGGGCGACTCAGTTGGCTTGTCCCGGTCAGTCCGGAAAGTTCAGGATTCACAGCAGCCTCCGAGGAAGCTGAATGGCTGGAGCTCTGCATCTGAATATCAG AAGCCCACACTGGGAAGCGTTCTCAGACAGCAGTCCCTTGaggataaagaagaaaaggtgcCGCTAAGACAGAAGTTTGTGCACTCTGAGATCTCCGAGGCTGTTGAAAGAGCCAGGAGGCGACGGGAAGAGGAGGAGCGGCGAGCCAGGGAGGAGCGTCTGGCAGCATGCGCTGCAAAGCTGAAGCAACTTGATCAGAAATGCAAACTGGCTCAGAAGAGTGGGGAGACccagaaacacacagagaatGAAGACCTGCGACCCCcaagcacagagaaaaatgctgtGCAAGAGAATGGTCATGCTCTCCGTAGAG caaCCCCTGAGTTTCACGCACAGGATGTCTCTGTTGGCTATCTGGAAGAGGAGactcctgccccagcagcagcagcccaaagCAGCAGCGAGGAGGAGCTCAGAGAAGCTCCCTCCCCGGCACAGGAATTCAACAAATACCAGAAGTCTCTTCCCCCACGATTCCAgaggcaacagcagcaacagcagcag gagcagctgtaCAAGatgcagcactggcagcagcagcagcaagtctatcctcccccatcccattccCATCCCCAAAGGACATTCTACCCGCCGCACCCCCAGATGCTTGGCTTTGATCCTCGCTGGATGATGATGCCCTCTTATATGGACCCTCGCATGGCCCAGAGTCGCACCCCCGTGGATTTCTACCCTTCAGCCCTTCACCCTTCCG GAATTATGAAGCCCATGATTCAGCAGGACTCCATCGGGGGGAGCAGCTGTCGGTCTGAAGATCAGAACtgtcaggcagggcaggcagaaaggaaaactgcTCCCTTGGACCCTGTGCCAGTATGGGGCCAGGAGAGCTACACATCCCTGCAGAGCAAAGGGTACTCCCTGTCACATCAAAAACAGGCTGACAACATGACCGTGGAGGGGCTGCATGCCAG GAATGGCAGTTACTCTGCTTCTCCTGGAAGGCCAGACAGCCTAAGCACCCAGCGAGATCTCTttgaggagagaggggaggagtACTTGAATGCTTTTGACAAGAAGGCCCAAGCAGACTTTGACAGCTGCCTGTCTTCTCAGAGGATAGGCCAAGATCTCTTGTTTCAGCATCAGGAGACTGTGCAGGAAACCTGTCCTGCTGGCAACCGTCATGCAAACTTGAGGTGTTCACCCCTAGAGCCTGATTTTATCCAAGCAGAGAAGAAGCCTGAATATAATGGCTGGGATATCAGCCACCATCAGAAACCCGCAGAGACTGCAGCGGAAGTTGTGGAAGAAGCGCCCAGGGATGAGCAGTCATTCAGTGCTGACCCGTGGAAGAAAGAAGGAGCTAATACCAAACAGCCTGCTGAAGAAACAACAGAGTGGGCTCCTGAGAACCGGAACACCAGTGGTCAGCACCAGGAGCAAATGGGGAGGACTCGGCGATCAGGCCCAATTAAAAAACCAGTCCTGAAAGCCCTCAAggtggaagagaaggagaaggagatggAGAAGGTTAAACTGGAGGGAGAGGACACCCTGCACCCACTCAAGGAGAAGGCGGCTGTTCAGAAAGTAGAAAATGAGTCAGATGATTCTGCAGCCTTACTCAACTCCACGCGTTACCTGCTGGATGACAAAGGTTCTTCCCAAGCCAGCCTTGCCCGAGAGGCTGAGAAATcccaagaggaagaagaggaggaagaggaggaagagaagccaGAAAGAGCCTGGGAGAACAAACTATCCAGAGAGTCCGGTGATCTCCCTcccacaaaaagaaacaactggATCTTCATTGATGAGGAGCAAGCATTTGGTGGGAGAGGTCAAGGACGTGGGCGGGGGAGAGGCTTCAGAGAGTTCACTTTCAGAGGCCGAGGCACTGTGGTGGGCAGCCGGGGAGTCTATAACAACCAGCGGAGCAGTCGAGGGCGAGGGCTTCGGGAGTTCAACCAGCCAGAAGACTTCCCCAGAGGCAAGCCAAGGCGCCGGATTGCAAGTGAGACACACAGTGAAGGGTCAGAATACGAGGAGCTCCCCAAGCGTCGCAGACAGAGAGGCTCGGAAAACAGCAATGAAGGCTCTGTGCTAGACCGGGAGGACAGTGATTTGAAAAAGGGAGACTTCAAAGAGTCTTGGAGGTCCAACAAAATCTATTCAGATGATCACAGTACTCTGGATCCTAAAATGAGGGCTCCGAGAGCTTTTGGGAGATCATTACCACCAAGACTGAGCAACTCTGGCTATGGGCGAAGGGGTTTCATGGGTAAGGAGCCCACGCAGTGGCAAGGCAGGAGTGGGGGAGCAGGGTGGCAGGAGTACAGCCACACCTCTCCATCGGACACTTTCGGGAGCAGGCAGCAGTCTGACAGGGACTACATTCAGGATTCTTATAAACACGTGGATTCCTTCTCCAGTCGGGTTTTTGACGAGGGTCATCTGGAAGACAAAAGGCACTTTTTCCAGGAGGATTACTCAGCAGATCAGGAGAACATAGAGAACAGACCATTCAGGAGGCGGCGTCCCCCCCGCCAAGACAAGCCCCCACGATTCAGGCGCCTCAGGCAAGAGAGGGAATCGGTCGGCCAGTGGAACCCCGAGGAGGGAGGCCCCAACCTGCTGCCCAGCCAGTGGCCTGGAAGACCCAAGCTGACCACcgcagagaagagcagcatctcGGGCAGGCGGTCTCCTGAGCTGTCCTACCAGAACTCATCGGACCATGCCAATGAGGAGTGGGAGACTGCATCTGAAAGCAGTGACTTCAGCGAGCGGCGGGAGAGGCGAGATGGAATTTCAGAGAGCGAAGGCCAGCTGGAGGGTGGCCTCGGGAGTGGGAGCttgggagagaagagggagcTAGCAAAGAGGAGCTTCTCAAGCCAGAGGCCACTTGTTGACAGGCAGAGCCGCAAGGCTGAGCCAACAGGGTTTTCAGAGCAGTCTGTCAGGACTGGTGTAGGAGCGGCTTCCAGATATGAGAGCCAGCAGAATGGGACACtgataaaaagcaaaag GTCTCCAGAAGAAGGAGGGGGCCTTGGCAACACCAGTGGTGGGAGCAGCCACTCTATTTACAGCTTGGATAGGGCCTCCCATGCGAACTCGGAGAGTGCTGAGGGGCCGGGTAAAAAGCCAGAGAAGGAGCCCAAATCCACTGCACAAAGAGCAAGTGAGAAGGGAGAGGCCTTGTCACAGTTTGAACTGAATTATGGAA GTACCATCATTGATAATCGGGTgtcaaacacagcagaagagaatGAAGTAGGTTCTATGACAGGTGAAGGCTTCATTGAGGTTCTTACTAAAAAGCAGCGTCGTTTGCTGGAAGAGGAGCGAAGGAAgaaggaacaggctgctcag GCACCAGCTAAGGCCCGCGTCCTTCAGTCTCGCATTCCTCCGCGATTTGCTAAGAAGCAGAACAGCTTGTGCCTGGAGCAAAGTGATGTAACCGTTTCTGGAAACAGCCTGGGCACAGAGATCTGGGAGAGCAACAGCCCAG CTCTTTCTGTTCAGTCTCCTGGCAGTGATTCCTGGAGCAAGCCTGTAAACACCTTTAATGGTACTGAATCTAGCACCACTGAG CAGGGTTTTAAAGGCAGCCAGGGGGATAGTGGCATTGACTTGAGCGCGGAGTCTCGGGAATCCTCCGCTACCTCCTCTCAGCGCAGCTCTCCATATGGCACCCTCAAACCAGAGGAGATGAATGGGGCTGGCCTGGTGGACCCAAAGCCTGACTGCCAGAAGGAGCAAGTGCAGAAGCAATCTGATAAAAAG GATTCAGATCAAGGCTCAGGACAGAACAAGGAACACAAGCCTGGACCAATCGGCAACGAACGctccctgaaaaacagaaagggtTCGGAGGGAACGGAACGGCTGGAAGGGAATATTCCCCCTGTTAACGGGGTGGAAATTCACGTGGATTCTGTACTTCCTGTGCCACCCATTGAATTTGGAGTAAATCCTAAA gattctgacTTCAGCTTGCCACCTGGTTCTGCCTCTGGCACTGCAGCTAACCCTGTCACCAAATTGCAGGATGCCTTGGCCAGTAAT GCAGGGTTAACACAGTCCATTCCCATTCTGCGAAGAGATCACCACCTCCAGCGGTGCATTGGCCTGAACCCGATGTCCTTCCCCACTGCAGACCTTACTCTTAAG ATGGAGTCTGCTCGTAAAGCTTGGGAAAACTCTCCTAGTTTACCAGAACAGAACTCCCCAGGAGGCGCGGGTTCAGGCATCCAGCCTCCTTCCAGTGTTGGAGCTTCCAACGGTGTCAGCTACAGCTCTTTTGGTGGAGTTTCTATGCCTCCTATGCCTGTGGCGTCCGTAGCACCTTCTGCATCTATTCCAG GTAACCATATTCCACCCCTGTATCTGGATGGCCATGTGTTTGCAAGTCAGCCCCGCCTGGTCCCTCAGACGATACCTCAGCAGCAAAGCTATCAACAG gctgctgctgctcaacAGATCCCCATTTCCCTCCACACATCCTTACAGGCCCAAGCTCAGCTCGGGCTGAGGGGTGGTCTGCCTGTTTCCCAGTCCCAGGAAATGTACAGCTCCATACAGCCCTTCAG GTCTCAGGTGTATATGCACCCCAGTCTGTCTCAACCCAGCACCATGGTCCTGACAGGAGGCACTGCTCTGAAGCCTCCATATTCCGCCTTCCCAGGCATGCAGCCCTTGGAGGTGGTGAAAACGCAGTCTGGGTCCCCCTATCAGCCCATGAATGGAAGCCAGACGCTGGTTTATGAAGGCCAGATAAACCAGGCGGCTGGTATGGGAGCTTCCCAGATGATGGACTCTCAGCTTACACAG CTAACAATGCCTGTGCCTGGCTCCCAGCTTCCTCTGCCCCGCTACGGCTCTGGCCAGCAGCCCCTGATTCTACCACAGTCCATCCAGCTTCCTCAGGGGCAAAACCTGCCTGTAGGAGCTCCCCGAAGAATCCTTCCTCCTGGATCCCAGCCTTCTGTTCTTGCTACCAGCAGGGAG TCCTCCCAAATGGAAATGAAAGGGTTTCATTTCTCCGATGGTAAACAGAATATGTCCTCCGGAGGGTCCGTACCATCGCCACATACGTACAG GCCTAGCTCTGCCAGCCCAAGCGGAAAGCCGTCTGGACCAGCAGTTAGTATGGGCTCTGTGCAAGGACACTATGTACAACAG GCAAAGCAGCGGGTGGATGAAAATAAAGCCAACCTGGGAGCAGTAAAGCTGCAAGAAACACCCTCCACAAACCAGATGAAGCCGGTGCGCACAGGAGCGATCAAACCTCAGGCAGTCAAAGTGGAGGAAAGCAAGGCCTAG